A single window of Leclercia adecarboxylata DNA harbors:
- the hutG gene encoding formimidoylglutamase has protein sequence MSVWQPVSPDVWQGRDDTREASNALRLFQTVQRSDTPTPSGDGIALIGFACDEGVRRNQGRTGAAQAPDVLRRALGNMASHQGHQRLTDMGNIRVEGEALEAAQQALSETVTACQQAGMRTLVFGGGHETAWAHGRGVLDAFPGERVVIINLDAHLDLRHASQATSGTPFRQLALYCAEQQREFHYACLGVSRAANTQALWDEAARLNVTLVEDLDFQQQALPVLDTVLNNADRVYLTIDLDVMPAGEMPAVSAPAALGVPARDLLPVIARICRSGKLQAADLVEFSPGFDRDGQGAKLAARLAWQIAHWWA, from the coding sequence ATGAGCGTATGGCAGCCGGTTTCACCTGACGTCTGGCAGGGGCGTGACGACACCCGCGAGGCCAGCAACGCGCTGCGCCTGTTCCAGACCGTGCAACGTAGCGATACGCCAACGCCCTCCGGGGACGGTATCGCCCTGATCGGCTTTGCCTGCGACGAAGGGGTCAGACGCAATCAGGGCCGGACCGGTGCGGCCCAGGCCCCGGATGTGTTACGCCGCGCGCTGGGAAATATGGCCAGCCATCAGGGCCACCAGCGGCTGACCGATATGGGCAACATCCGCGTCGAGGGGGAGGCGCTGGAGGCCGCCCAGCAGGCGCTGAGCGAGACGGTCACCGCCTGCCAGCAGGCCGGCATGCGCACCCTGGTGTTCGGCGGCGGGCATGAAACCGCCTGGGCCCATGGCCGCGGCGTGCTGGATGCTTTTCCCGGCGAGCGGGTGGTAATTATCAACCTCGATGCGCACCTCGATCTGCGTCACGCCAGTCAGGCGACCTCCGGAACCCCGTTCCGCCAGCTGGCGCTCTACTGCGCGGAACAGCAGCGTGAGTTTCACTACGCCTGTCTCGGGGTCAGCCGGGCGGCCAATACGCAGGCGCTGTGGGATGAAGCGGCTCGTCTTAACGTCACTCTGGTGGAAGATCTCGATTTCCAGCAGCAGGCGCTGCCGGTGCTGGACACCGTCCTCAACAATGCGGATCGGGTCTACCTCACCATTGACCTCGACGTGATGCCCGCCGGGGAGATGCCCGCCGTGTCGGCCCCCGCCGCGCTGGGGGTTCCGGCCCGGGATCTGCTCCCGGTCATCGCGCGGATCTGTCGCAGCGGCAAACTGCAGGCGGCGGATCTGGTGGAGTTCAGCCCTGGCTTCGATCGCGACGGCCAGGGGGCGAAGCTCGCCGCGCGTCTTGCCTGGCAAATTGCTCACTGGTGGGCGTAA
- a CDS encoding histidine utilization repressor, producing MFSRAPQQQANTPAPFYEKVKQAISHQIATGVWRPHDRIPSEAELVAQFGFSRMTINRALRELTDEGLLVRLQGVGTFVAEPKGQSALFEIRSIADEIASRNHQHRCEVLFLEETQASAAQAAALNVKEGTRIFHSLMLHFENDIPVQIEDRSVNAALVPDYLQQDYTATTPHAYLSLVAPLTEGEHIVEAVRATPQECELLRIKEHDPCLLIHRRTWSASHIVSHARLLFPGNRYRLQGHFMS from the coding sequence ATGTTCTCTCGCGCCCCGCAGCAGCAGGCCAATACGCCAGCCCCTTTCTATGAAAAGGTAAAACAGGCGATCAGCCATCAGATCGCCACCGGCGTCTGGCGTCCTCACGATCGCATCCCGTCCGAGGCAGAGCTGGTGGCCCAGTTCGGCTTTAGCCGGATGACCATCAACCGCGCGCTGCGGGAGCTGACCGATGAGGGGCTGCTGGTGCGTCTGCAGGGGGTCGGCACCTTTGTGGCCGAGCCAAAAGGGCAGTCCGCGCTGTTTGAAATTCGCAGCATTGCCGATGAGATCGCCTCCCGCAACCATCAGCACCGCTGTGAGGTGCTGTTCCTTGAGGAGACGCAGGCCAGCGCTGCGCAGGCCGCTGCGTTGAACGTCAAAGAGGGAACGCGTATCTTCCACTCCCTGATGTTGCACTTTGAAAACGATATCCCGGTGCAGATTGAGGATCGCAGCGTCAATGCCGCGCTGGTGCCGGATTACCTGCAGCAGGACTATACCGCCACCACCCCCCATGCTTATCTGTCGCTGGTCGCGCCGCTGACGGAAGGGGAGCATATCGTCGAGGCGGTGCGCGCCACGCCGCAGGAGTGCGAGCTGCTGCGTATTAAAGAGCACGATCCCTGCCTGCTGATCCACCGCCGTACCTGGTCAGCCTCGCACATTGTTTCCCACGCCAGACTGCTGTTCCCGGGCAACCGCTATCGGCTGCAGGGCCATTTCATGTCATAA
- the hutU gene encoding urocanate hydratase, which produces MSSGKYRQQEIRAPRGTTLNAKSWLTEAPLRMLMNNLDPDVAENPHELVVYGGIGRAARNWACYDAIVKSLTELENDETLLVQSGKPVGVFKTHENAPRVLIANSNLVPHWATWEHFNELDAKGLAMYGQMTAGSWIYIGSQGIVQGTYETFVEAGRQHYNGSLKGRWVLTAGLGGMGGAQPLAATLAGACSLNIECQQSRIDFRLRTRYVDEQADSLDDALARINKYTQQGKAVSIALCGNAADIVPELVARGVRPDLVTDQTSAHDPLHGYLPKGWSWEEYQQKAQQDPEGTVLAAKRSMADHVNAMLAFSQQGVPTFDYGNNIRQMAKEMGVTNAFDFPGFVPAYIRPLFCRGIGPFRWVALSGDPEDIYKTDAKVKEIVADDEHLHHWLDMARERINFQGLPARICWVGLEWRQKLGLAFNEMVRSGEVSAPIVIGRDHLDSGSVASPNRETEAMKDGSDAVSDWPLLNALLNTASGATWVSLHHGGGVGMGFSQHAGMVIVCDGTDEAAARIARVLHNDPATGVMRHADAGYDIAIDCAKEQGLNLPMIAAQQGKH; this is translated from the coding sequence ATGTCGTCAGGTAAGTATCGCCAGCAAGAGATCCGCGCCCCACGTGGCACCACGCTTAACGCCAAAAGCTGGCTCACCGAAGCCCCGCTGCGCATGTTAATGAACAACCTCGATCCCGACGTGGCGGAAAACCCTCACGAGCTGGTGGTGTATGGCGGAATTGGCCGCGCGGCGCGCAACTGGGCGTGCTATGACGCCATTGTCAAATCCCTCACCGAACTGGAAAACGACGAAACCCTGCTGGTGCAGTCCGGCAAACCGGTCGGCGTCTTCAAAACCCACGAAAACGCCCCGCGCGTGCTGATCGCCAACTCCAACCTGGTCCCGCACTGGGCAACCTGGGAACACTTTAACGAGCTGGATGCGAAAGGGCTGGCGATGTATGGCCAGATGACCGCCGGCAGCTGGATCTACATCGGCAGCCAGGGCATCGTCCAGGGCACCTACGAAACCTTTGTCGAGGCGGGCCGTCAGCACTATAACGGCTCCCTGAAAGGCCGTTGGGTACTGACCGCGGGCCTGGGCGGCATGGGCGGCGCACAGCCGCTGGCGGCGACACTGGCGGGAGCCTGCTCCCTTAACATTGAGTGCCAGCAGAGCCGCATCGATTTCCGTCTGCGTACCCGCTACGTCGATGAGCAGGCCGATTCGCTGGACGATGCCCTGGCGCGCATTAACAAATACACCCAGCAAGGCAAAGCGGTCTCGATTGCCCTGTGCGGTAACGCGGCCGATATCGTGCCGGAGCTGGTGGCGCGCGGCGTGCGTCCGGACCTGGTCACCGACCAGACCAGCGCCCACGATCCGCTGCACGGCTACCTGCCAAAAGGCTGGAGCTGGGAAGAGTACCAGCAGAAAGCGCAGCAGGATCCGGAAGGCACCGTGCTGGCGGCGAAGCGTTCAATGGCCGATCATGTCAACGCGATGCTGGCCTTCAGCCAGCAGGGCGTCCCGACCTTCGATTACGGCAATAATATCCGCCAGATGGCGAAAGAGATGGGCGTTACCAACGCCTTTGATTTCCCAGGCTTTGTCCCTGCCTATATCCGTCCGCTGTTCTGCCGCGGGATCGGCCCGTTCCGCTGGGTGGCGCTCTCCGGCGACCCGGAAGATATCTACAAAACCGACGCCAAAGTGAAAGAGATTGTCGCCGATGATGAACACCTGCATCACTGGCTGGACATGGCCCGCGAGCGCATTAACTTCCAGGGACTGCCGGCGCGTATCTGCTGGGTAGGCCTGGAGTGGCGCCAGAAGCTGGGCCTGGCCTTTAACGAAATGGTCCGCAGCGGTGAAGTCTCTGCGCCAATCGTTATTGGTCGTGACCATCTTGATTCGGGCTCGGTTGCCAGCCCGAACCGTGAAACCGAAGCGATGAAGGACGGCTCCGACGCGGTCTCCGACTGGCCGCTGCTGAATGCGCTGCTCAACACCGCCAGCGGCGCGACCTGGGTCTCGCTCCACCACGGCGGCGGCGTCGGGATGGGCTTCTCCCAGCATGCCGGAATGGTCATCGTCTGCGACGGCACCGATGAAGCCGCGGCCCGTATTGCCCGCGTACTGCACAACGATCCGGCGACTGGCGTGATGCGCCATGCCGATGCCGGGTATGACATTGCCATTGATTGCGCGAAAGAGCAGGGCCTGAACCTGCCGATGATCGCCGCTCAACAAGGAAAGCACTGA
- the hutH gene encoding histidine ammonia-lyase has translation MNALTLTPGSLTLAQLRQVWQQPLHLTLDDAAHKAINDSVACVEAIVAEGRTAYGINTGFGLLAQTRIATHDLENLQRSLVLSHAAGVGEPLDDDIVRLMMVLKINSLARGFSGIRLSVIQALIAMVNAEVYPWIPAKGSVGASGDLAPLAHMSLTLLGEGKARYRGEWLPAATALQKAGLAPVTLAAKEGLALLNGTQASTAFALRGLFEAEDLFASAVVCGALTTEAVLGSRRPFDARIHEVRGQRGQIDAAALFRHVLTDTSAIAESHHNCDKVQDPYSLRCQPQVMGACLTQMRQVAEVLLVESNAVSDNPLVFAAENEVVSGGNFHAEPVAMAADNLALAIAEIGALSERRIALMMDKHMSQLPPFLVRNGGVNSGFMIAQVTAAALASENKALSHPHSVDSLPTSANQEDHVSMAPAAGRRLWEMAGNTRGVLAVEWLAACQGCDLRDGLTSSPQLEQARHILREQVAHYDDDRFFAPDIDAAIALLNKRSLVGLLPAFL, from the coding sequence ATGAACGCTTTAACCCTGACTCCCGGTTCCCTGACCCTGGCCCAGCTGCGCCAGGTCTGGCAACAGCCGCTGCACCTGACGCTCGACGACGCGGCCCACAAGGCCATCAACGACAGCGTCGCCTGCGTGGAAGCGATTGTCGCCGAAGGGCGCACCGCCTACGGGATCAACACCGGTTTTGGCCTGCTGGCGCAGACGCGCATCGCTACTCACGATCTGGAAAACCTGCAACGTTCGCTGGTGCTCTCCCACGCGGCGGGCGTCGGCGAGCCGCTGGATGACGACATTGTGCGTCTGATGATGGTGCTGAAGATCAACAGCCTGGCGCGCGGTTTCTCCGGCATCCGCCTGAGCGTAATTCAGGCGCTGATTGCCATGGTCAACGCCGAAGTTTACCCCTGGATCCCGGCCAAAGGTTCGGTCGGCGCGTCCGGCGATCTGGCCCCGCTGGCGCACATGTCCCTGACCCTGCTGGGTGAGGGCAAAGCCCGCTACCGGGGCGAATGGTTACCGGCCGCCACCGCCCTGCAGAAAGCGGGTCTGGCCCCGGTGACGCTGGCGGCGAAAGAGGGCCTGGCGCTGCTGAACGGCACCCAGGCCTCCACCGCCTTTGCCCTGCGCGGCCTGTTTGAAGCCGAAGATCTGTTTGCCTCGGCGGTGGTCTGTGGGGCGCTGACTACCGAAGCGGTGCTCGGCTCCCGTCGTCCGTTTGACGCCCGCATTCATGAGGTACGCGGCCAGCGCGGGCAGATCGACGCCGCGGCGCTGTTCCGCCACGTCCTGACCGACACCAGCGCCATTGCCGAGTCGCACCACAACTGCGACAAGGTGCAGGACCCGTACTCCCTGCGCTGTCAGCCGCAGGTAATGGGGGCCTGTCTTACCCAGATGCGTCAGGTGGCGGAGGTACTGCTGGTGGAATCCAATGCCGTTTCCGATAACCCGCTGGTGTTCGCCGCGGAAAACGAAGTGGTCTCCGGGGGTAACTTCCACGCCGAACCGGTGGCGATGGCGGCGGATAATCTGGCCCTGGCGATTGCCGAAATTGGCGCGCTGTCGGAGCGTCGTATCGCGCTGATGATGGATAAACACATGTCCCAGCTGCCACCGTTCCTGGTGCGCAACGGCGGGGTTAACTCCGGGTTTATGATTGCCCAGGTGACCGCCGCCGCGCTGGCGAGCGAGAACAAGGCCCTGTCGCACCCGCACAGCGTGGACAGTCTGCCGACGTCAGCTAATCAGGAAGATCATGTCTCGATGGCCCCGGCGGCAGGCCGCCGCTTGTGGGAGATGGCGGGCAACACCCGCGGCGTGCTGGCGGTAGAGTGGTTAGCGGCCTGTCAGGGCTGCGATCTGCGCGACGGTCTGACCTCCAGCCCGCAGCTGGAGCAGGCGCGGCATATCCTGCGGGAGCAGGTGGCGCACTATGATGACGACCGCTTCTTTGCCCCGGATATTGATGCGGCGATTGCGTTGCTGAACAAAAGGAGCCTGGTCGGGTTGCTGCCAGCGTTCTTGTAA